One window of Candidatus Nitrospira kreftii genomic DNA carries:
- a CDS encoding transposase produces MHAGKLVFAQVMECAPWHTFRRLVLKYRGDFNIRTFSCLDQFLCMAFAQLTYRESLRDIDACLRAQPTKLFHLGLRGKVSRSALADANESRNWRIHFEFAQALIRIARALYAKEPLSVELKETVYALDATTIDLCLTLFPWASFRATKAAVKLHTLLDVRGAIPAFIHISDGKLHDVNVLDLLIPEPGAFYVMDRGYLDFERLYRLHQAGSFFVTRAKSNFKCKRLYSRPVDRSTGLLCDQDVALTVFYSQQSYPTRLRRIRYRDAEGRDLVFLTNHMTLPALTVCELYRLRWQVELFFKWIKQHLRIKRFFGTSENAVKTQVWIAVSVYVLVAIIRKRLDLDRSLHSRLQILSVTPFEKVSLLQLLTDTEPPTDPLVDGNQLTLL; encoded by the coding sequence ATGCACGCTGGCAAACTTGTGTTCGCTCAAGTCATGGAGTGCGCGCCCTGGCATACCTTTCGGCGTCTGGTCCTGAAATATCGTGGCGATTTCAACATCCGCACGTTCAGTTGTCTGGACCAATTCCTGTGCATGGCATTCGCGCAGTTGACCTACCGGGAGAGTCTGCGCGATATCGACGCGTGTCTACGCGCACAGCCGACCAAGCTCTTTCACCTGGGTTTGCGCGGCAAGGTCAGTCGCAGCGCGCTGGCCGATGCCAACGAGTCTCGCAACTGGCGCATCCACTTCGAGTTCGCCCAAGCCCTTATTCGTATCGCCCGCGCTCTGTATGCCAAGGAGCCGCTCAGTGTGGAGCTGAAAGAAACGGTCTATGCGCTGGATGCCACCACCATCGACTTGTGCCTGACACTGTTTCCGTGGGCATCGTTTCGTGCCACCAAAGCAGCCGTCAAACTGCACACCTTGCTCGATGTACGCGGTGCGATTCCCGCGTTTATCCATATCAGCGACGGGAAACTGCACGACGTCAATGTGCTCGACCTGCTTATCCCCGAGCCCGGCGCCTTCTATGTGATGGACCGCGGCTACCTCGACTTTGAACGGTTGTATCGCCTGCATCAGGCTGGCAGTTTCTTCGTCACCCGCGCCAAGTCCAACTTCAAGTGCAAGCGCCTCTACTCCCGCCCTGTCGATCGCAGCACCGGATTGCTCTGCGATCAGGACGTCGCGTTGACGGTGTTCTACTCCCAACAAAGCTATCCCACACGTTTGCGTCGCATACGCTATCGCGATGCCGAGGGCAGAGACCTCGTGTTCTTGACCAATCATATGACGTTGCCCGCTTTGACGGTGTGCGAACTGTACCGCCTGCGCTGGCAGGTCGAACTGTTCTTCAAGTGGATCAAGCAGCACTTGCGCATCAAACGTTTCTTCGGCACTTCTGAGAACGCGGTGAAAACGCAAGTATGGATCGCGGTGTCCGTGTACGTGCTCGTTGCCATCATTCGAAAGCGACTGGATCTCGATAGGTCGTTGCACTCCAGGCTCCAGATCTTGAGCGTCACCCCATTCGAGAAAGTGTCGCTACTTCAACTGCTTACCGACACCGAACCACCCACCGATCCGTTGGTCGACGGTAACCAACTGACTTTGCTATGA
- a CDS encoding hypothetical protein (conserved protein of unknown function), whose protein sequence is MEMLVIVFRESLVEQVHALLNEYEVTSYSELQNVTGKGATGLTSQFFLAPSTNRMVLAAVPEQSAHRLIDGFKRFRLGQEASTGDLMFPLHVFVLPCEQVV, encoded by the coding sequence ATGGAGATGTTGGTGATCGTGTTTCGTGAATCGCTCGTTGAACAGGTGCATGCGTTGTTGAACGAGTATGAAGTGACTTCGTACAGCGAGCTGCAAAACGTCACCGGAAAAGGAGCGACGGGATTGACCAGCCAGTTTTTTCTCGCTCCCTCAACGAACCGGATGGTCCTCGCAGCGGTTCCTGAACAATCGGCCCACCGTCTTATCGACGGGTTCAAGCGGTTCCGCCTCGGACAAGAAGCGTCCACAGGTGACCTTATGTTCCCACTCCACGTCTTTGTCTTGCCCTGCGAACAAGTGGTGTGA
- a CDS encoding hypothetical protein (conserved protein of unknown function): MPAWLFPALKAVLPHVGTILSAAAPVFTKKSADAASNQTSMLQEQVTELQAAVAKNDTHIKDLAMQMRTTLEALEQGAALAERRYQRILTMCLTSAVVVVVSLGLVLILLLR; this comes from the coding sequence ATGCCGGCCTGGCTCTTTCCAGCGTTGAAAGCCGTTCTGCCGCATGTGGGGACAATCTTGTCTGCGGCGGCCCCTGTGTTTACCAAAAAGAGTGCCGATGCGGCTTCTAATCAGACCTCGATGCTGCAAGAGCAGGTCACCGAGCTTCAGGCGGCCGTGGCGAAGAACGACACTCACATCAAGGACTTGGCGATGCAAATGCGAACCACGCTCGAGGCGCTAGAACAGGGTGCGGCTCTGGCGGAACGTCGGTATCAACGTATCCTGACGATGTGTCTCACATCGGCAGTCGTGGTGGTGGTATCTCTGGGGTTGGTCTTGATATTGCTGCTCCGATAA
- a CDS encoding hypothetical protein (conserved protein of unknown function) translates to MECPKCKGMMMLERFSDFFLVFYAWKCINCGAIIDRTISNNRRKSLAAPETQPIGVR, encoded by the coding sequence ATGGAATGTCCAAAGTGTAAGGGCATGATGATGTTGGAGCGGTTCTCGGATTTCTTTCTCGTGTTTTATGCGTGGAAATGTATCAATTGCGGGGCGATCATCGATCGCACTATTTCCAACAATCGCCGAAAGAGTCTGGCAGCCCCAGAAACACAGCCTATTGGGGTCCGTTAA
- a CDS encoding putative 6-phosphofructokinase (Modular protein) translates to MSHPLDFVTVDGLLAYGRALARRASERGLVQPPPRNASGDDPDRVHATMEQLRSFVERSKSGFATAEAYQSAREGFIDDQLVFFAAWNALLAEGSLQPLLRATIGSVAKPTYRRPVAIVPRSQLTPTLAEGRIVLELGDDRFWLLPRDLGDRTLFLTMRHGVSQVDSKTHRVGCRLPNQLDRERGVAKADAVGAALAHMIGLVGQQLDFLHLANYLDPRTFLHCISRSPNTRQLYERVSAALLQGASAAEPIAEPALESSDFGWVTGLEKSVEIEEAAQAFGVDTSTAKRLMKDPLYCYPDGNSFFDLYVDVIDGLHRLGSAQKGRVACLYTHSSTLRALMIYLDPRPFHEAFSEFSDYKESQDNVVLLTVEQGRMSGYSTAVGLSERERVVRNTWVTVEATRKDRVTLKPRSLKRIVALVSGGDFAGAGAALKELHVTGQRMGLEVYFVRHGYLGLANNWIERVTEEHTRGMGSHPSSPIGSSRFEEFKQETVQTVAMRHLEPYVRDGALIVLGGDGSMRGARAIYEEFGVQVVGIPGSIDNNLEGTISLGFQSAVTLADQSIESLKATSAAMGSVFFVEIMGAGSGHLALACAYQARAEGLLVNEHPDPNAYIDEVILGTLKRTLGVPNKSHLFIVAERTPHRHHKDGGVHGLVDYVAGMIARWPERQARPDHYPLTPATKATILGHTLRGARPIPEDKAIAQHLAHEVVHRLIESPSDIVGCLLAYRERGSIGPIPLHAVTPKQFDWDVFSRMHGNTRAS, encoded by the coding sequence ATGAGTCACCCTCTGGATTTCGTCACGGTTGATGGCCTCCTTGCCTATGGTCGTGCTCTCGCGCGACGAGCGTCGGAGCGGGGACTCGTCCAACCTCCGCCAAGAAATGCGTCCGGCGATGACCCTGATCGCGTCCACGCTACGATGGAACAGCTCCGCTCGTTCGTCGAACGATCCAAGTCCGGGTTCGCAACCGCCGAAGCGTACCAGTCGGCTCGGGAAGGCTTCATCGATGATCAGTTGGTGTTTTTCGCCGCCTGGAACGCGCTCCTTGCTGAAGGTTCGCTGCAGCCGCTGCTTCGAGCTACAATCGGGTCGGTGGCCAAACCGACCTATCGGCGCCCGGTCGCCATTGTACCTCGCTCGCAGCTGACACCCACGCTGGCGGAAGGCCGGATTGTTCTGGAACTAGGCGACGACCGGTTTTGGTTATTGCCACGGGACCTTGGCGACCGGACGCTGTTCCTCACCATGCGTCACGGCGTGTCACAGGTCGACAGCAAGACCCATCGTGTCGGATGCCGCTTGCCAAACCAATTAGACCGCGAACGAGGCGTTGCCAAAGCCGATGCGGTAGGGGCAGCGCTCGCCCACATGATCGGCCTCGTGGGACAGCAGCTGGATTTTCTGCATCTTGCGAATTACCTCGATCCACGAACCTTCCTCCATTGCATCAGCCGCAGCCCGAATACTAGGCAACTGTACGAACGGGTGTCTGCGGCGCTGCTCCAAGGTGCGTCCGCAGCCGAACCGATTGCCGAGCCCGCACTTGAATCGTCGGATTTCGGCTGGGTCACGGGATTGGAGAAGTCGGTGGAGATCGAAGAAGCCGCGCAGGCGTTCGGCGTGGACACCTCGACGGCCAAACGGCTGATGAAAGATCCGCTCTATTGTTATCCGGATGGCAATTCTTTCTTCGACCTCTATGTCGACGTCATCGATGGCCTCCACCGGTTGGGCTCCGCGCAGAAGGGAAGAGTCGCCTGCCTCTATACTCACAGTTCTACTCTGCGGGCCTTAATGATCTATCTGGACCCACGCCCGTTCCATGAAGCTTTTAGTGAGTTCAGCGATTACAAGGAAAGCCAAGACAATGTGGTGTTGCTCACGGTCGAACAAGGACGGATGTCCGGCTACTCAACTGCGGTTGGGCTGTCCGAGAGAGAGCGGGTCGTCCGGAATACCTGGGTGACCGTGGAGGCCACAAGAAAAGATCGCGTGACACTCAAACCTCGATCGCTCAAGCGGATCGTGGCCCTCGTGTCCGGAGGTGATTTTGCCGGCGCCGGTGCCGCGCTCAAGGAATTGCATGTGACCGGCCAACGTATGGGATTGGAGGTCTATTTCGTTCGGCACGGCTATCTGGGTCTGGCCAACAATTGGATCGAACGTGTCACCGAAGAACATACGCGCGGTATGGGTAGTCATCCCAGCAGTCCCATCGGCAGCAGCCGCTTCGAGGAGTTCAAACAGGAGACTGTGCAGACCGTGGCCATGCGTCACCTGGAACCCTATGTGCGTGATGGCGCCCTCATCGTGTTGGGGGGCGACGGTAGCATGCGAGGCGCCCGGGCCATTTATGAAGAATTCGGTGTGCAGGTGGTCGGTATTCCTGGCAGCATTGACAACAATCTCGAAGGAACCATCTCTCTCGGGTTTCAGTCCGCAGTGACGTTGGCTGACCAGTCCATCGAATCCCTCAAAGCCACCAGCGCGGCGATGGGAAGTGTATTTTTCGTTGAGATCATGGGCGCAGGGTCAGGCCATCTTGCGCTGGCATGTGCATACCAAGCTCGAGCCGAGGGTTTGTTGGTCAATGAACATCCCGATCCGAACGCCTATATCGATGAGGTGATCCTCGGCACGCTCAAGCGGACGTTAGGTGTGCCGAACAAGAGCCATCTGTTCATCGTCGCCGAACGTACACCGCACCGTCATCACAAGGACGGCGGCGTACATGGGCTAGTGGACTATGTTGCCGGCATGATTGCTCGGTGGCCTGAACGGCAGGCGCGGCCTGATCACTATCCTCTCACGCCAGCCACCAAAGCCACCATTCTTGGTCACACGCTCCGGGGTGCCCGTCCAATACCAGAGGACAAGGCGATTGCGCAGCATCTTGCCCATGAAGTCGTGCACCGGCTGATCGAGTCGCCTAGTGACATTGTCGGTTGTCTCTTAGCCTACCGTGAACGGGGTTCAATCGGTCCAATTCCACTCCATGCGGTTACGCCGAAGCAGTTCGACTGGGACGTCTTCAGTCGAATGCATGGCAACACCCGCGCCTCGTAA
- a CDS encoding hypothetical protein (conserved exported protein of unknown function), giving the protein MRFVVVSAVAASLMLGTGMVALADEATDFGSELTNDMGLLANEARGEMQAQPEQMGEDLKAQHEEMKSEMKAKREKMKSEMKGKRDQMKSEMKGKRDALKAKKHEMKKTAKAKKAKARKHAKDAAESLEPHGH; this is encoded by the coding sequence ATGCGATTCGTCGTCGTCTCAGCAGTTGCGGCCTCACTTATGCTAGGGACTGGCATGGTGGCTCTGGCAGATGAAGCAACAGATTTCGGTTCAGAATTGACGAACGATATGGGATTGTTAGCCAATGAGGCCAGGGGCGAGATGCAGGCCCAGCCTGAACAGATGGGGGAGGACCTCAAGGCTCAACACGAAGAAATGAAGTCCGAGATGAAAGCCAAGCGCGAGAAGATGAAATCAGAGATGAAGGGAAAACGGGACCAGATGAAGTCGGAGATGAAGGGGAAACGGGACGCCCTCAAAGCCAAGAAACACGAAATGAAAAAAACAGCCAAGGCGAAGAAGGCCAAAGCTCGAAAGCATGCCAAGGACGCGGCTGAGTCCCTAGAACCCCACGGACACTAA
- a CDS encoding Addiction module toxin RelE has product MARPLRIEYPGAFYHVTVRGNARQDIFEDDEDRRRFLGLLGHVVARFHLRLHAYCLMDNHFHLVMETPEANLSKAMRQLNGVYTQAFNRRHGRVGHVLQGRFKAILVERDCYLLELCRYVVLNPVRTKTTRKADTYPWSSYHATAGISGIPPFLTVDWLLPQFARQRAVAQRKYRAFVAEGIGRHSPWEQLKGQILLGSERFVASLTPGLRDKRPQIEIPRRQRFAGRPPLVHLFSFRSRTDHTRRNETICHAHLEHGYSLTEIGRTVGLHYSTISRIVNSEERR; this is encoded by the coding sequence ATGGCTCGCCCACTCCGCATTGAATATCCCGGCGCCTTCTACCATGTTACTGTCCGGGGCAATGCTCGGCAGGACATCTTCGAGGATGATGAGGACCGCCGGCGCTTTCTCGGGTTGCTAGGGCACGTCGTCGCCCGTTTTCATCTTCGATTGCATGCCTACTGCCTAATGGACAACCATTTCCATTTGGTGATGGAAACGCCCGAGGCGAATCTGTCGAAGGCCATGCGCCAGCTCAACGGGGTCTATACGCAGGCCTTCAATCGCCGTCACGGTCGCGTCGGCCACGTGCTGCAAGGCCGCTTCAAGGCGATCCTTGTTGAGCGGGACTGCTATCTGTTAGAGCTCTGCCGCTATGTGGTGCTTAATCCCGTGCGTACCAAGACCACCCGCAAAGCCGATACCTATCCATGGTCGAGCTACCACGCCACGGCAGGAATCTCGGGCATACCGCCCTTTCTCACGGTGGACTGGTTGCTGCCCCAGTTTGCTAGGCAACGAGCAGTTGCCCAACGGAAGTATCGCGCTTTTGTTGCCGAAGGGATCGGCCGGCATTCGCCCTGGGAACAGCTCAAGGGACAAATCCTCCTCGGTAGTGAACGGTTTGTCGCAAGCTTGACACCTGGTCTCCGAGACAAGCGCCCGCAGATAGAGATCCCCCGGCGGCAGCGGTTTGCGGGACGACCGCCGCTGGTCCACCTCTTCTCCTTCCGTTCCCGTACCGACCACACCCGACGCAATGAAACCATTTGCCACGCTCACTTGGAACATGGCTACAGCCTGACAGAGATCGGTCGAACTGTGGGGTTGCACTATTCAACGATCAGTCGCATCGTGAATTCAGAAGAAAGAAGATAA
- a CDS encoding hypothetical protein (conserved protein of unknown function) — MQIRYIILLMILVLPVGQSAAFPPPKSKDLHAVQTQANQGDAEAQNSLGELYAKGMGMPQDYAQARAWYEKAAAQGHPLAQNNLAELYFAGLGVPQDYVRAYMWVNLAAAHMQGEEQKQAEENREDVAQRMTAAQITEAKRLSEECRSKKFKHC; from the coding sequence ATGCAGATCCGTTACATCATCCTACTAATGATTCTTGTTCTTCCCGTTGGGCAGTCCGCGGCGTTTCCACCGCCCAAGAGTAAAGACCTGCACGCAGTCCAGACACAGGCTAATCAAGGAGACGCCGAGGCGCAGAACAGCCTCGGAGAGCTGTACGCCAAGGGAATGGGCATGCCGCAAGACTACGCCCAAGCACGCGCATGGTACGAGAAAGCCGCCGCACAGGGTCACCCCCTTGCGCAAAATAACCTTGCGGAACTGTATTTCGCCGGACTGGGTGTCCCACAGGACTATGTACGGGCCTATATGTGGGTCAACCTCGCCGCTGCACACATGCAAGGTGAAGAGCAGAAACAAGCCGAAGAAAATCGAGAGGATGTTGCCCAGCGCATGACGGCCGCACAAATCACCGAGGCCAAGCGGCTCTCGGAAGAGTGTCGGTCAAAGAAATTCAAACACTGCTGA
- a CDS encoding hypothetical protein (conserved protein of unknown function) encodes MQYNDAMCRIAVFMILTIGSVWPGPVLASSEDDSSQQPSAQERLNQVLDSEGGTTVYKDSQGNVESVIELPNGERRVIVQPPQSPSINLGPPLQLNNPRFQLPPLSPTPAQPPAPDFPQRAR; translated from the coding sequence ATGCAGTATAATGACGCCATGTGTCGGATCGCCGTCTTCATGATTCTGACGATCGGAAGCGTATGGCCCGGTCCCGTGCTCGCCTCCTCCGAGGACGACTCATCACAACAACCAAGCGCGCAGGAACGGCTAAACCAGGTCCTGGATTCCGAGGGTGGCACCACGGTTTATAAGGACTCCCAAGGCAATGTGGAATCCGTTATCGAGCTTCCTAACGGTGAGCGCCGCGTCATCGTGCAGCCACCGCAAAGTCCATCGATAAATCTAGGTCCTCCCCTTCAATTGAACAATCCGAGATTCCAGCTTCCTCCTCTATCGCCAACTCCTGCTCAACCGCCTGCTCCAGACTTTCCACAGAGGGCGCGGTAG
- a CDS encoding hypothetical protein (conserved membrane protein of unknown function): MQDQEYAAYYGSACLILSVYLLIKGFSTASRQRSVDRSPTLLPAYIYGVLASVLLTVGLGFFRPTLPWWGYRMIFPGTTMLFPAIMYLIGSRPPKPGLDRADA, translated from the coding sequence ATGCAAGATCAAGAATACGCAGCATATTATGGTTCTGCCTGTCTCATTCTGTCCGTCTATCTCCTCATCAAGGGATTTAGTACAGCCTCACGGCAGCGAAGCGTCGATCGCTCCCCGACGTTGCTTCCGGCCTACATCTATGGCGTCCTGGCGTCAGTGCTGCTGACCGTTGGGTTGGGATTTTTTCGGCCGACCCTGCCCTGGTGGGGGTATCGAATGATTTTCCCTGGTACGACCATGCTCTTTCCCGCCATCATGTACCTCATCGGTAGTCGTCCACCCAAGCCCGGTCTGGATCGAGCCGACGCGTAA
- a CDS encoding hypothetical protein (conserved membrane protein of unknown function): MGQDNDTCQPDKSTFWRDPRLYQIASLSTLLLYGLLFLHFDVSIWHIVVMLGVAQLTQYAGTRYFNILSFDPKSALISSLSLCLLLRTNDLPVAAFAALIAIGSKFVIRWNNKHVFNPTNLALVVILTSGLGWISPGQWGQVAWFGFLIACLGSLVVTRAARADVTLAFLAFYVGLLFIRALWLGDPLTIPLHQIESGALLIFAFFMISDPKTTPDSRTGRIVYALLIALTALYVQFGLFKPNGPLWGLILCSSFVPLLDRMFPGARYHWIKPTTGHVSVSVPLSLSLQPQRRFS; the protein is encoded by the coding sequence ATGGGGCAAGACAACGACACATGCCAACCTGACAAATCCACCTTCTGGCGCGATCCCCGTCTCTATCAAATTGCGAGCCTTTCAACCCTCCTTCTCTATGGACTTCTATTCCTCCACTTCGACGTTTCTATCTGGCACATCGTCGTCATGCTCGGTGTGGCCCAACTGACCCAATACGCCGGCACACGCTATTTCAACATCCTCTCCTTCGACCCCAAGAGCGCACTGATTTCATCGCTCTCCCTTTGCCTGCTCCTTCGTACGAATGATCTTCCTGTCGCAGCCTTCGCAGCGCTCATTGCGATCGGCAGCAAGTTTGTCATCCGCTGGAACAACAAACATGTGTTCAACCCAACAAACCTTGCGCTGGTTGTCATACTCACCAGCGGCCTTGGTTGGATCTCGCCGGGGCAATGGGGGCAAGTTGCGTGGTTCGGCTTTTTGATTGCCTGCCTCGGCAGTCTGGTCGTTACCCGCGCAGCACGGGCGGACGTGACCCTCGCTTTTCTGGCTTTCTACGTCGGTCTGCTGTTCATTCGAGCGCTGTGGCTTGGCGATCCGCTGACGATTCCGCTCCATCAGATCGAAAGTGGCGCTCTGCTTATCTTCGCTTTCTTCATGATTTCAGACCCCAAGACAACGCCGGACTCCAGAACAGGCCGGATCGTCTATGCCCTCCTGATCGCACTCACCGCACTCTATGTCCAGTTTGGGCTCTTCAAACCAAATGGACCATTGTGGGGCCTCATCCTGTGCTCGTCGTTCGTCCCCTTACTCGATCGCATGTTTCCCGGTGCTCGATATCACTGGATCAAGCCCACAACCGGTCACGTTTCTGTGTCCGTACCTTTGTCCTTGTCGCTTCAACCACAAAGGAGGTTTTCATGA
- a CDS encoding hypothetical protein (conserved protein of unknown function), with the protein MTHKFSASAPFVFFALVYLMPLSGCLSPVTLTRAVIAYDDAITESQSKQLLVNIARAQHHQPIHFTGVSNVAATFDFRFTAGATPALTGDASRTILPVIGGSVAENPTISIAPIEGEEFTKRLLTPFHESKLTLLLRQGIDIDLLLRLMAKELRLNHRDGAVAYRNNPSDRTGYEMFRRVVLHLSAIQDHNSLYVEPLSIERTWIIPADSVTAEGFKALEQDYEVMYNRKDKTFTLRKQVEGGTLITNYDPNLLSREERVRLQHENDQGLPHDVTFDIRSGHYGGDWPLKGDFRLRSFNAMLNFLGLSIDEEPEYHIDKDVRTPDVAENPVKTLDLVVSLSAPSGLDLAMKSHGVYYAVNTRGTQARWNREAFKLLSQLFQMTVTEVPRAGVPSITIAK; encoded by the coding sequence ATGACGCACAAATTCTCCGCTTCGGCGCCCTTCGTTTTCTTCGCGCTTGTTTACCTGATGCCGCTATCTGGCTGCCTCTCACCAGTGACCTTGACCAGGGCCGTCATCGCCTATGACGACGCTATCACCGAGTCGCAATCGAAGCAGCTGCTCGTGAACATCGCAAGAGCGCAACACCATCAACCGATTCATTTTACCGGCGTGTCCAATGTCGCTGCGACGTTCGATTTTCGTTTCACGGCCGGCGCGACACCGGCCCTTACCGGCGACGCCAGTCGAACGATCCTGCCCGTCATCGGGGGAAGCGTCGCTGAGAACCCGACGATCAGTATCGCCCCGATCGAAGGGGAGGAATTTACGAAGCGTCTCCTGACGCCGTTCCACGAATCGAAACTGACCCTACTCTTACGCCAGGGAATCGATATCGACCTGCTCCTCAGACTGATGGCGAAGGAGCTTCGGTTGAACCATCGCGACGGCGCCGTTGCGTATCGAAATAATCCCTCTGACAGAACTGGTTACGAAATGTTCCGGCGGGTGGTTCTCCATCTTTCGGCCATTCAAGACCACAACAGCCTGTACGTTGAGCCCTTGAGCATCGAGCGAACCTGGATCATTCCCGCCGACTCCGTCACCGCGGAAGGGTTCAAGGCACTCGAACAGGACTACGAGGTGATGTATAACCGGAAAGACAAGACGTTCACGTTGCGAAAGCAGGTCGAAGGCGGCACACTCATCACGAACTACGATCCAAACTTACTGTCCCGTGAAGAACGGGTACGCCTGCAGCATGAGAATGACCAGGGGCTCCCGCACGATGTCACGTTCGATATCCGATCAGGACATTATGGCGGTGACTGGCCGCTCAAGGGAGATTTTCGCCTGCGAAGTTTCAACGCGATGTTGAACTTTCTCGGACTCTCGATCGACGAAGAGCCGGAATACCATATCGATAAAGACGTCCGTACTCCCGACGTGGCAGAGAATCCGGTCAAGACACTGGACCTTGTCGTGTCACTCTCGGCGCCGTCCGGACTGGACCTCGCCATGAAATCCCATGGGGTCTATTACGCCGTGAACACAAGGGGTACGCAGGCGCGCTGGAACCGAGAAGCCTTCAAGCTCCTCTCACAATTATTCCAAATGACGGTGACTGAGGTCCCACGAGCCGGCGTACCGAGCATCACCATCGCCAAATAG